In one Nicotiana sylvestris chromosome 8, ASM39365v2, whole genome shotgun sequence genomic region, the following are encoded:
- the LOC138875563 gene encoding uncharacterized protein, translating into MSLEIPLPIVPIMDDSPISGIPSSELAAAEENRFMRLRMMEMWDVWANRKEPPSAIPGFPELFPRESGTSNTPITYPKTPLGYPTISAHYAGTPSEARPQVLTSGAASNIFTAPPFSAMAQPTLPRPSFDPSSFTFQAPSFLMEPTQFTTNAYRQPPRYEFTAGQEKTTKTPEQEEITRKMRSKEQSLKNIQGLSGQKSVSYADMCMFPHVHLPLGFKTPKFEKYDGHGDPIAHLKRYCNQLRGAGRKEELLMAYFGESLVGVASEWYMDQDISRWHIWDDLARDFVRQFQYNIDIAPDRNSLSNLKKKSSESFRKYVVKSHEQAARVKPPMDETKMVSVFLQAQETDYYQNMMYVIG; encoded by the coding sequence ATGTCTTTAGAAATTCCTCTGCCAATAGTTCCTATTATGGATGATAGTCCGATCTCGGGCATCCCAAGTTCAGAATTGGCAGCTGCCGAGGAAAATAGATTtatgcgtctccgcatgatggaaatgtgggacgtcTGGGCAAACAGAAAAGAAccaccaagtgcaatccctggatTCCCCGAGCTTTTTCCTAGGGAAAGTGGGACCTCTAACACCCCTATAACTTATCCAAAAaccccactgggatatcctaccatttcCGCCCACTatgctggaacaccttctgaggctcgcccccaggtgttaactTCAGGTgcggcttcaaacatattcactgcgcCACCTTTTTCAGCTATGGCACAACCTACTCTACCTAGGCCTAGCTTCGATCCATCCTCTTTCACctttcaagcaccatctttcctAATGGAACCAACCCAGTTTACTACCAATGCCTACCGTCAGCCACCTCGGTACGAGTTTACCGCAGGGCAGGAAAAAACCACAAAAACCCCTGAACAAGAGGAAATTACTAGAAAGATGAGAAGCAAGGAGCAAAGTCTCAAAAATATACAAGGTCTGAGTGGGCAAAAGAGCGTATCTTACGCTGACATGTGCATGTTCCCACACGTACATCTACCCTTAGGTTTCAAAACCccgaagtttgaaaaatatgatggaCATGgggatcccattgcccacctAAAAAGATACTGCAACCAACTGCGGGGAGCGGGCAGAAAAGAAGAGCTGCTCATGGCTTACTTTGGAGAAAGTTTGGTCGGCGttgcttcggaatggtatatggatcaggatatatcccgttggcatatctgggatgacctggctcgggattttgtcaggcaatttcaatacaacattgacattgcccctGATAGGAATTCATtatcaaatctaaagaagaagtccTCGGAGAGCTTTCGAAAGTATGTTGTCAAATCGCACGAACAAGCAGCCAGAGTTAAACCTCCAATGGACGAAACAAAGATGGTCAGTGTcttccttcaagcccaagagACTGACTATTACCAAAACATGATGTATGTGATTGGTTAG